The following nucleotide sequence is from Diospyros lotus cultivar Yz01 chromosome 3, ASM1463336v1, whole genome shotgun sequence.
aaaaaataccatattGACGTCATCCTTTGTTTGAGGAGAGAATTGTTAGGTGTGCAAATTAAACTCTTACATTGATTAGACATGAGGACGATCAATGACACATAAATGTAAACAATATCTTCATTGGtatgagatttttttaactaaaattcaaaaacaaattcaTGAAACTTTAGGCTCAGAATAGACAATATCATAAAGATTTAAAAAGTCCATAGTCCTAACATTAGTctcaggtttttttttttttgccctttCCTTTTTGAAGAGTACATCTAAACAGTTAATGGCCCGACCAAATAAATGCTGTAACGACTGGCCCCATCAGCCTCATACTTGCAGTCCGATGTCCAGTCCATGTTCGTTCCAGTTTTGGGCTTCGCCTCATATATAATAAACCACCTAACTGAGGTTCAACTTGCCCAGTTGTTCCTTTTAACGTTATTAgaagttaaataatttaaaaaatgtaattcaTCCTAAGGTCTAAGCTGAACCAAATACATGTTTTGAACTATATAagatgtatatatttatttagggttaattataaaaaaaggaCATTCATCGCCTTTATTAGTTgttttagacaatttcaccgTCAAAAACTGCTGACTTGTCTTGCACATTTGATTTCCTCCTCCACGTGGATTTACTCCATTGCAAAGCTCTCTTTCACTGTGGgccttctctctcactctctcacaAGCGCGCGCGCACGCGCACAGAGACATACAGCAGCAGCAACGTCCACCGTGGCCTCTGTCATTGTCGATAGTACCAGTGAGGAAGCCCGCCGTAAATCGTCGGAGCCGGCTAGAAGAATGATGCCTCCACAACCGGAAATGGAAATGGGCTTCCGAGTTTGGACTTGGGTGGCTGCTCCATTGTTGTTGCTACTGCCACCGCCGCTGCCATTGTTGTTTTAGGAGTTTACTAGAGTTGTCAAATGGGCCAGGCAGCCCACCTCCCAGCTCAGCTCAACCTAGCCTGATACTGTAGCAACGGGCTGGTCAAGCTGTGCTGGGCCAGTGCTTTGTGGCCTCTAGCCCGACCTGACCCAGTCCACCAAAATGGCCCAGCACCGCCTGCatgcaatcaaatcaaaattgcaGGGCAATGAAAGAATCATTGCAAGGAAGCAAATTGCTTCCCATGGTTCGGTCCAACCCATCTTAGCCCTTTTATTAAGGGTTGTAGAGTCATGTTGGCTCCCATTTTTCATTGCCTAGCCCAACCCGGCCTGTCTCTCTCGCAGGCTAAATTTAGCTCAGCCCACAAAATGGGTGGGCCAAGCAGGAGGCGGGCAGGGTGAGCTGACCCACCCATTTTTCAACTCTAGAGTTGACTGGAGATGGGTTTTCTCTCTTAAGCTCTTGAGGTGATTTTCATTTATGGTTAGATGACTCCACAACCGTGCAGAGAGAGAAAATGTTAGGAAAAAAGAGTAGGTTGAGTTTCACAAGTGTACCGTATCAACAACATTTTTAACGGTGAATTTAACAGATTTTAATAGGGTTGTAAAATTGAAACAACTAACAAAGGTGATGTGGGtattggaaaattaaaaaaataattttaaaattaaaaatatggataaaagtgagtatttttttagtaattaaccaaccccttatttataaataGCTGTCTTTCAAAAGGAAAAGTTCATGATGCAAAATATCATTAGCAACAAATAAATGTTGACATCAAGTAACGCGAAGTTTTCCATATATGGTTGTAGCCAATGTTTCTGATACTATGACTGGTTTCCACATGTGATATGTGATCATAAGAGAAAATTGTTCTGAAATGGATCTAAGATGCCAATGCCTAAGTCAGAAGAGACTTCAAAGAGAATAAGCCAactaataatgataaaaatcatGAGAGAATGCTTGGAAAAATGACTATCATTTTAAAACGACAAATTCTGAAATGTAAGTGTTTCAAATCCCTTCTTGGGAAGGCAGTCTTGACCAGTTTGAACTGCTGGTATGGGAATTAAGTGATAGCATAACACCAATTATGGGGAACAAATATTTGACTAGcaccaaaaattagaaaaaaataatcatttccATAAATTGCGTTAACACAACCAAAGAACCAGCGGATGAGACGATGGAGCTCAAAGAAATCCCTTGGCTTGAAAGCTCTTGATGCAGTCATCAAACATTTGATCGAGCGTCTTCGGTGGAGGAAGGCCCAGCTCAAGAATCTTGCTACAGTTCATAGCATGTGGGGTGTCATCTCCTTTCTGGTTGCCACACCTACACGCACAAGTGTGAGTTGTTTTACGTATCAACTTCAATTCTTGAGAAACTTAAAGCCTAACTTTGAAGGTATGAAACGGAAGCGAAAACATCATATCATACTTGCTTTCAAATGGGTACGATGGATACTTGGCCCGAAGCATCTCCATGATTTCTGACCAGTGAGCTACTGAGCTAGAGCATATAATTCTGCCTGATGCTTCCCTTTTCTCCATTGCCAAGATATGTGCAGCCACCATATCGTCAGTGTGTACAAATCCTAGAGCTTGATTTGGGTATTCTCCTCTCGAACCTATTAAAAAATTGTTAGAAAATGACAGAAGCAAAAGCAAGCAATATGTGCTCCGTGACCGTTCTGGACATAAACGTTGGCTCTAAGTGAAAAATCATATCAAAGATGGAGCATAAAACCTTTAACCATAGCTAATGTCAATAGAAGTGTACTGGTCGGTTGTGGAGTTATCAAGGGACCAACTACATAAGATGGGTTCACCACCACTAGATCGATCCCAATTTCGGATGCTGCTCTCCATGCCTCTTTCTCTGCTAGAGTCTTTGCATATGCATACCAAAGCTAGAAGGAAgccaaaaatttattcaataatgTCAAGAATATTGAACAATATGCCATCGCAAAATGGGCAAATGTTTTCGTTCGTTTTACTCATTGTACTGGCCTCGTGTGCTTTTGTAATGTTTAAGATATATGAGACGTAGGTTGTGTTGTAGTTACATTGTACTGCTTGCAATACTCCAAATCGCTCCAGTGTGATTCATTAAGGGGGGAAACTTGTTGCGCATCAGCACGATATCTTATTGCAGAGCAGGAAGAGGTTAACACAACCCTTCTCACACTGCTTGACTTCTTGCAGGAGCTCAAGACATTAAGGGTGCCCTTTATAGCTGGATCTACCAGAGTTAACTGCAGTGTTAAGAGTAGTGAGATTTTGCATCTTCATTCACAGAACAGAAACCAGAATAACTACGAAGATAACATCACATATAttttatgcattcatgtatccaTTTCTTTGGCATTTCAAGAGCAGGAATTCGCTAAGGTATTCAATTAATTTCTGAGCAAAAGCATTTGAAGGATAATCAATAAATTCTGCGTCATTGTCAGTTGTGTTAAGGTTCTAAGATAAACTTTGCCTGAATATTCTCATCATGTGGAACTAGCACTGGAGCTGCAGCATGGAAGACGCCATCAACTCCCTGAATAGATTCATCAAAGCTTCCCTCAACCTTCACATCGGCCTGGAAAATCTTTAGCCTTTCCTTGGCTCCTTGAAGCTGCCAAAGAAACCCAACCTTTTCCACATTTTCTGTCAACAAAGAAAAAGCAGTTTAGTTGTTGGAAgacatggaaaaaaaattgtattgaatCGTGTAAATATCAAGGCTGATGATATTTATGGACAACTTTAAAACAGATAAAGATAAATCCAACTTGCCCCTAGGGCACAAGTCGAGCGGTCGGGCAAACGATATGCTGGTATCAGTCCAGTAGGTCATGAGTTCAATTCTTGTCCTGCGCAGTGAAACGAAGTCTCACATCTGCGATTTATCTCCCCTGGCGTAATCGAGGGTACGAGCACCGGAGGCCGCGCAAAGGTAGTCATTCTAAGATAAATCCAACTCCAATAATAATTGTTATGTCATAAAACAAAAGTTcattaaaagactaaaaaagctcaaaagttcaaaataactATTTAGGCTAAAAGGCGTAAATTTTCCCATAATTAGGGGGGTTCTGCATAAATGCACAAATTagataattttgacatttaaaaatccttccaaatattcgaagaaaagaataactaattatccataaagaattataattttaaaaagatttcggaatattaggataaatatcatccataaaaattttaatcctaACAAGtcccaaaatatcaaaatcctaATCTTAATAGGGTTAGTATCAGTCAAGATAGAGGTTATTTGTAACAATCTTAATCATGAACTGCTTCAGAGTTCGGATTATTCCATACTCCTTTATAAATAGGCATACACTTATTCCTGAAAACATATATTTCTAATATTGgttttaatatagttttttcatttttattgtttgactTAAACATTGAAGTGTTTATGTGAGGACTTCCCCATACcctttgattgttttctttcttgtaggCTTA
It contains:
- the LOC127798004 gene encoding tetraketide alpha-pyrone reductase 2 isoform X2 codes for the protein MPEYCVTGGTGLIGASIVKSLLEKGHIVRTTVRDPENVEKVGFLWQLQGAKERLKIFQADVKVEGSFDESIQGVDGVFHAAAPVLVPHDENIQLTLVDPAIKGTLNVLSSCKKSSSVRRVVLTSSCSAIRYRADAQQVSPLNESHWSDLEYCKQYNLWYAYAKTLAEKEAWRAASEIGIDLVVVNPSYVVGPLITPQPTSSRGEYPNQALGFVHTDDMVAAHILAMEKREASGRIICSSSVAHWSEIMEMLRAKYPSYPFESKCGNQKGDDTPHAMNCSKILELGLPPPKTLDQMFDDCIKSFQAKGFL
- the LOC127798004 gene encoding tetraketide alpha-pyrone reductase 2 isoform X1 → MPEYCVTGGTGLIGASIVKSLLEKGHIVRTTVRDPENVEKVGFLWQLQGAKERLKIFQADVKVEGSFDESIQGVDGVFHAAAPVLVPHDENIQLTLVDPAIKGTLNVLSSCKKSSSVRRVVLTSSCSAIRYRADAQQVSPLNESHWSDLEYCKQYNLWYAYAKTLAEKEAWRAASEIGIDLVVVNPSYVVGPLITPQPTSTLLLTLAMVKGSRGEYPNQALGFVHTDDMVAAHILAMEKREASGRIICSSSVAHWSEIMEMLRAKYPSYPFESKCGNQKGDDTPHAMNCSKILELGLPPPKTLDQMFDDCIKSFQAKGFL